The Engystomops pustulosus chromosome 1, aEngPut4.maternal, whole genome shotgun sequence genome has a window encoding:
- the LOC140126362 gene encoding serotransferrin-like isoform X1, which translates to MHLLSLVNVLLIALMLHCMTSAKKFRWCTLSDAEQRKCSYLARTLQNILSSSDPFSRVSCVRAHNTQDCMIKIRGNKADAVSLDAGDVYTAVSLYDLEVVAKEEHTEGNCVFAVAVARRGALNIRKLRGTRSCHSAAKWTSGWNLPLGFLLSKNLMYWDGEQPLAKVVSRYFNASCIPGIGVSSPNLCELCQGTKSYVREKNHFCEVSGNEPFSNSDGAFRCLKSGAGDVAFIDHLTISNVTDTEMDQFELLCPDGSTASLKSYRSCNLGQGPGKSIITRGHMKRITKRFLTVIQNFFGRSGKHRSRFSLFTSEYFGGQNLLFHDSTQGLHVLTDDADMTDILGLDYVGLLKELGHEGISLDHSVIRWCCISSAEMRKCEDWALSVRSDPLVCVQATSLSGCIEMIKSNEADAVTLDATHAYVAGRCGLQPAAVEYWGGHFDCLTDPNELLQGLFEKGFPSLYALAVTKKRMKAVTLSDLRGRRSCHGNMYSPAGWLLLSRYTVRGAVNQTWDCDLNSAYENYFWKGCMPGGEGGLCKVCVGWEEVGRINGRCAANHDERYYGNMGALRCLVGETGGRIYGDVAFLEHHSLQENIAYLGSSGWAHGLDPSDFVLLCPDGEKVALTEWKQCNLGAIPPSVVMTRPVITAKIYEFLMKSQEYLRSSEDSTFQLFKSVHKYGEGDLLFKDSTSCLLPTGHYGLQDILGDSFMQLADSVFECTHAGILDFCTSDICAGKKK; encoded by the exons ATGCATCTATTATCTCTTGTGAATGTGCTCCTCATCGCTCTCATGCTTCATTGCATGACGTCAG CTAAGAAGTTTCGCTGGTGCACCTTATCTGATGCTGAGCAAAGAAAATGTTCGTATCTGGCCCGTACTCTTCAAAATATTTTGTCTTCAAGTGACCCATTCTCTCGGGTATCCTGTGTACGAGCTCACAATACTCAGGACTGCATGATCAAAATTAGG GGAAATAAGGCAGATGCAGTGTCCTTGGATGCTGGTGATGTTTATACTGCAGTTAGTCTTTATGACTTGGAAGTTGTTGCAAAGGAAGAACATACTGAAG GGAATTGCGTGTTTGCTGTAGCTGTTGCTCGTCGTGGTGCACTGAACATCCGTAAGCTTAGGGGGACCCGCTCTTGTCATAGTGCAGCCAAATGGACTAGTGGATGGAATTTACCATTGGGATTCCTTCTCTCCAAGAACCTCATGTATTGGGATGGAGAACAACCACTGGCTAAAG TTGTCAGTAGATACTTTAATGCAAGTTGTATTCCTGGAATTGGAGTGTCTTCTCCAAACCTGTGTGAATTGTGCCAAGGAACAAAGTCTTATGTTCGAGAGAAAAACCACTTCTGTGAAGTCAGTGGCAACGAACCATTTTCAAATTCTGATGGTGCTTTTag ATGTCTAAAGAGTGGTGCAGGAGATGTTGCTTTTATAGATCACCTGACAATATCAAATGTAACTG ATACAGAAATGGATCAGTTTGAACTCCTGTGTCCGGATGGATCCACAGCAAGTCTAAAATCTTACAGATCCTGCAATTTGGGTCAGGGTCCTGGCAAATCAATTATCACTAGAGGTCACATGAAAAGGATAACTAAGAGATTTCTAACTGTCATCCAG AATTTTTTTGGCAGAAGTGGAAAACATAGAAGTCGCTTTTCTCTCTTCACATCAGAATATTTTGGAGGGCAAAATCTTCTATTTCATGATTCTACACAAGGATTACACGTTTTAACAGATGATGCAGATATGACAGACATACTGGGCCTAGACTATGTGGGTCTCTTAAAGGAACTTGGACATGAAG GTATTTCTCTGGACCACAGTGTTATCCGCTGGTGTTGTATTAGTTCAGCAGAGATGAGGAAGTGTGAAGACTGGGCATTGAGTGTAAGATCGGATCCTTTGGTTTGCGTCCAAGCAACATCTCTATCTGGATGCATTGAGATGATTAAG AGTAATGAGGCAGATGCTGTTACATTAGATGCCACTCATGCATATGTTGCTGGAAGGTGCGGACTGCAACCAGCTGCAGTGGAATACTGGG GTGGCCATTTTGACTGTCTAACAGATCCTAACGAGCTACTACAGGGTCTTTTTGAGAAAG GATTCCCATCTCTTTATGCTCTGGCTGTTACTAAAAAGAGGATGAAGGCTGTGACCCTTTCTGACCTGAGAGGGCGACGTTCCTGCCATGGCAACATGTATAGTCCTGCAGGgtggctcctgctttccagatACACTGTCCGGGGAGCCGTGAATCAGACATGGGATTGTGATCTTAATTCAG CatatgaaaactatttttggaaggGGTGCATGCCtggaggagaaggtggtctttgCAAGGTTTGCGTGGGATGGGAAGAAGTTGGCAGAATCAATGGGAGATGTGCAGCCAATCATGATGAGCGTTATTATGGCAACATGGGTGCCCTGAG GTGCTTGGTCGGAGAAACAGGTGGACGCATTTATGGAGATGTTGCATTCCTGGAGCATCACTCACTACAAGAGAACATAGCAT ATCTGGGGAGCTCTGGTTGGGCTCACGGTTTAGACCCCTCCGACTTTGTACTTTTGTGTCCGGATGGTGAAAAAGTTGCACTTACAGAATGGAAGCAGTGTAACCTGGGAGCGATCCCACCAAGTGTAGTGATGACACGGCCTGTGATCACCGCTAAGATATACGAGTTCTTGATGAAATCCCAG GAATACTTGAGATCCAGCGAGGACTCAACTTTTCAGCTCTTTAAATCTGTGCACAAATATGGAGAGGGTGACCTGTTGTTTAAAGATTCAACTTCTTGTCTCCTCCCAACTGGGCATTATGGACTTCAAGATATACTAGGAGACAGCTTCATGCAGCTTGCAGACTCTGTGTTTGAATGTACACATGCAG gcATTTTAGATTTCTGCACTTCAGATATCTGCGCGGGAAAGAAGAAATAG
- the LOC140126362 gene encoding serotransferrin-1-like isoform X2 gives MIKIRGNKADAVSLDAGDVYTAVSLYDLEVVAKEEHTEGNCVFAVAVARRGALNIRKLRGTRSCHSAAKWTSGWNLPLGFLLSKNLMYWDGEQPLAKVVSRYFNASCIPGIGVSSPNLCELCQGTKSYVREKNHFCEVSGNEPFSNSDGAFRCLKSGAGDVAFIDHLTISNVTDTEMDQFELLCPDGSTASLKSYRSCNLGQGPGKSIITRGHMKRITKRFLTVIQNFFGRSGKHRSRFSLFTSEYFGGQNLLFHDSTQGLHVLTDDADMTDILGLDYVGLLKELGHEGISLDHSVIRWCCISSAEMRKCEDWALSVRSDPLVCVQATSLSGCIEMIKSNEADAVTLDATHAYVAGRCGLQPAAVEYWGGHFDCLTDPNELLQGLFEKGFPSLYALAVTKKRMKAVTLSDLRGRRSCHGNMYSPAGWLLLSRYTVRGAVNQTWDCDLNSAYENYFWKGCMPGGEGGLCKVCVGWEEVGRINGRCAANHDERYYGNMGALRCLVGETGGRIYGDVAFLEHHSLQENIAYLGSSGWAHGLDPSDFVLLCPDGEKVALTEWKQCNLGAIPPSVVMTRPVITAKIYEFLMKSQEYLRSSEDSTFQLFKSVHKYGEGDLLFKDSTSCLLPTGHYGLQDILGDSFMQLADSVFECTHAGILDFCTSDICAGKKK, from the exons ATGATCAAAATTAGG GGAAATAAGGCAGATGCAGTGTCCTTGGATGCTGGTGATGTTTATACTGCAGTTAGTCTTTATGACTTGGAAGTTGTTGCAAAGGAAGAACATACTGAAG GGAATTGCGTGTTTGCTGTAGCTGTTGCTCGTCGTGGTGCACTGAACATCCGTAAGCTTAGGGGGACCCGCTCTTGTCATAGTGCAGCCAAATGGACTAGTGGATGGAATTTACCATTGGGATTCCTTCTCTCCAAGAACCTCATGTATTGGGATGGAGAACAACCACTGGCTAAAG TTGTCAGTAGATACTTTAATGCAAGTTGTATTCCTGGAATTGGAGTGTCTTCTCCAAACCTGTGTGAATTGTGCCAAGGAACAAAGTCTTATGTTCGAGAGAAAAACCACTTCTGTGAAGTCAGTGGCAACGAACCATTTTCAAATTCTGATGGTGCTTTTag ATGTCTAAAGAGTGGTGCAGGAGATGTTGCTTTTATAGATCACCTGACAATATCAAATGTAACTG ATACAGAAATGGATCAGTTTGAACTCCTGTGTCCGGATGGATCCACAGCAAGTCTAAAATCTTACAGATCCTGCAATTTGGGTCAGGGTCCTGGCAAATCAATTATCACTAGAGGTCACATGAAAAGGATAACTAAGAGATTTCTAACTGTCATCCAG AATTTTTTTGGCAGAAGTGGAAAACATAGAAGTCGCTTTTCTCTCTTCACATCAGAATATTTTGGAGGGCAAAATCTTCTATTTCATGATTCTACACAAGGATTACACGTTTTAACAGATGATGCAGATATGACAGACATACTGGGCCTAGACTATGTGGGTCTCTTAAAGGAACTTGGACATGAAG GTATTTCTCTGGACCACAGTGTTATCCGCTGGTGTTGTATTAGTTCAGCAGAGATGAGGAAGTGTGAAGACTGGGCATTGAGTGTAAGATCGGATCCTTTGGTTTGCGTCCAAGCAACATCTCTATCTGGATGCATTGAGATGATTAAG AGTAATGAGGCAGATGCTGTTACATTAGATGCCACTCATGCATATGTTGCTGGAAGGTGCGGACTGCAACCAGCTGCAGTGGAATACTGGG GTGGCCATTTTGACTGTCTAACAGATCCTAACGAGCTACTACAGGGTCTTTTTGAGAAAG GATTCCCATCTCTTTATGCTCTGGCTGTTACTAAAAAGAGGATGAAGGCTGTGACCCTTTCTGACCTGAGAGGGCGACGTTCCTGCCATGGCAACATGTATAGTCCTGCAGGgtggctcctgctttccagatACACTGTCCGGGGAGCCGTGAATCAGACATGGGATTGTGATCTTAATTCAG CatatgaaaactatttttggaaggGGTGCATGCCtggaggagaaggtggtctttgCAAGGTTTGCGTGGGATGGGAAGAAGTTGGCAGAATCAATGGGAGATGTGCAGCCAATCATGATGAGCGTTATTATGGCAACATGGGTGCCCTGAG GTGCTTGGTCGGAGAAACAGGTGGACGCATTTATGGAGATGTTGCATTCCTGGAGCATCACTCACTACAAGAGAACATAGCAT ATCTGGGGAGCTCTGGTTGGGCTCACGGTTTAGACCCCTCCGACTTTGTACTTTTGTGTCCGGATGGTGAAAAAGTTGCACTTACAGAATGGAAGCAGTGTAACCTGGGAGCGATCCCACCAAGTGTAGTGATGACACGGCCTGTGATCACCGCTAAGATATACGAGTTCTTGATGAAATCCCAG GAATACTTGAGATCCAGCGAGGACTCAACTTTTCAGCTCTTTAAATCTGTGCACAAATATGGAGAGGGTGACCTGTTGTTTAAAGATTCAACTTCTTGTCTCCTCCCAACTGGGCATTATGGACTTCAAGATATACTAGGAGACAGCTTCATGCAGCTTGCAGACTCTGTGTTTGAATGTACACATGCAG gcATTTTAGATTTCTGCACTTCAGATATCTGCGCGGGAAAGAAGAAATAG
- the LOC140126362 gene encoding serotransferrin-1-like isoform X3, whose protein sequence is MHLLSLVNVLLIALMLHCMTSAKKFRWCTLSDAEQRKCSYLARTLQNILSSSDPFSRVSCVRAHNTQDCMIKIRGNKADAVSLDAGDVYTAVSLYDLEVVAKEEHTEGNCVFAVAVARRGALNIRKLRGTRSCHSAAKWTSGWNLPLGFLLSKNLMYWDGEQPLAKVVSRYFNASCIPGIGVSSPNLCELCQGTKSYVREKNHFCEVSGNEPFSNSDGAFRCLKSGAGDVAFIDHLTISNVTGISLDHSVIRWCCISSAEMRKCEDWALSVRSDPLVCVQATSLSGCIEMIKSNEADAVTLDATHAYVAGRCGLQPAAVEYWGGHFDCLTDPNELLQGLFEKGFPSLYALAVTKKRMKAVTLSDLRGRRSCHGNMYSPAGWLLLSRYTVRGAVNQTWDCDLNSAYENYFWKGCMPGGEGGLCKVCVGWEEVGRINGRCAANHDERYYGNMGALRCLVGETGGRIYGDVAFLEHHSLQENIAYLGSSGWAHGLDPSDFVLLCPDGEKVALTEWKQCNLGAIPPSVVMTRPVITAKIYEFLMKSQEYLRSSEDSTFQLFKSVHKYGEGDLLFKDSTSCLLPTGHYGLQDILGDSFMQLADSVFECTHAGILDFCTSDICAGKKK, encoded by the exons ATGCATCTATTATCTCTTGTGAATGTGCTCCTCATCGCTCTCATGCTTCATTGCATGACGTCAG CTAAGAAGTTTCGCTGGTGCACCTTATCTGATGCTGAGCAAAGAAAATGTTCGTATCTGGCCCGTACTCTTCAAAATATTTTGTCTTCAAGTGACCCATTCTCTCGGGTATCCTGTGTACGAGCTCACAATACTCAGGACTGCATGATCAAAATTAGG GGAAATAAGGCAGATGCAGTGTCCTTGGATGCTGGTGATGTTTATACTGCAGTTAGTCTTTATGACTTGGAAGTTGTTGCAAAGGAAGAACATACTGAAG GGAATTGCGTGTTTGCTGTAGCTGTTGCTCGTCGTGGTGCACTGAACATCCGTAAGCTTAGGGGGACCCGCTCTTGTCATAGTGCAGCCAAATGGACTAGTGGATGGAATTTACCATTGGGATTCCTTCTCTCCAAGAACCTCATGTATTGGGATGGAGAACAACCACTGGCTAAAG TTGTCAGTAGATACTTTAATGCAAGTTGTATTCCTGGAATTGGAGTGTCTTCTCCAAACCTGTGTGAATTGTGCCAAGGAACAAAGTCTTATGTTCGAGAGAAAAACCACTTCTGTGAAGTCAGTGGCAACGAACCATTTTCAAATTCTGATGGTGCTTTTag ATGTCTAAAGAGTGGTGCAGGAGATGTTGCTTTTATAGATCACCTGACAATATCAAATGTAACTG GTATTTCTCTGGACCACAGTGTTATCCGCTGGTGTTGTATTAGTTCAGCAGAGATGAGGAAGTGTGAAGACTGGGCATTGAGTGTAAGATCGGATCCTTTGGTTTGCGTCCAAGCAACATCTCTATCTGGATGCATTGAGATGATTAAG AGTAATGAGGCAGATGCTGTTACATTAGATGCCACTCATGCATATGTTGCTGGAAGGTGCGGACTGCAACCAGCTGCAGTGGAATACTGGG GTGGCCATTTTGACTGTCTAACAGATCCTAACGAGCTACTACAGGGTCTTTTTGAGAAAG GATTCCCATCTCTTTATGCTCTGGCTGTTACTAAAAAGAGGATGAAGGCTGTGACCCTTTCTGACCTGAGAGGGCGACGTTCCTGCCATGGCAACATGTATAGTCCTGCAGGgtggctcctgctttccagatACACTGTCCGGGGAGCCGTGAATCAGACATGGGATTGTGATCTTAATTCAG CatatgaaaactatttttggaaggGGTGCATGCCtggaggagaaggtggtctttgCAAGGTTTGCGTGGGATGGGAAGAAGTTGGCAGAATCAATGGGAGATGTGCAGCCAATCATGATGAGCGTTATTATGGCAACATGGGTGCCCTGAG GTGCTTGGTCGGAGAAACAGGTGGACGCATTTATGGAGATGTTGCATTCCTGGAGCATCACTCACTACAAGAGAACATAGCAT ATCTGGGGAGCTCTGGTTGGGCTCACGGTTTAGACCCCTCCGACTTTGTACTTTTGTGTCCGGATGGTGAAAAAGTTGCACTTACAGAATGGAAGCAGTGTAACCTGGGAGCGATCCCACCAAGTGTAGTGATGACACGGCCTGTGATCACCGCTAAGATATACGAGTTCTTGATGAAATCCCAG GAATACTTGAGATCCAGCGAGGACTCAACTTTTCAGCTCTTTAAATCTGTGCACAAATATGGAGAGGGTGACCTGTTGTTTAAAGATTCAACTTCTTGTCTCCTCCCAACTGGGCATTATGGACTTCAAGATATACTAGGAGACAGCTTCATGCAGCTTGCAGACTCTGTGTTTGAATGTACACATGCAG gcATTTTAGATTTCTGCACTTCAGATATCTGCGCGGGAAAGAAGAAATAG